From Rhodamnia argentea isolate NSW1041297 chromosome 10, ASM2092103v1, whole genome shotgun sequence, a single genomic window includes:
- the LOC115731760 gene encoding geraniol 8-hydroxylase-like, whose protein sequence is MDYLVLLLCLHLLWGLIQALSFVGTRVQTAPSNLPPGPRPLPLIGDLLELGKLPHKSLARLARTYGPIMKLQLGFITTVVISSPALAKEILRTHDAIFVSRTIPDTITAHNHDQLGLPWMPISPLFRKLRKMYNSHLLSNTKLDSNQQLRSMKVEELVCYVRRCAHSGDAIDIGEAAFRTSLNSLSNTVFSLDMTCPSNSAKELKELVWQIMAEVGKPNLADYFRVLKKIDPQGLKRRTELCFGEMFDIFDVLIKKRWQLRMQSGSVTSNDVLDALLDVVEEKSEDMDISLVKHLLLDFFVAGTETTSSTLEWAMAELLCNSEKLSKAQSELHEVIGKGNRMEEVDIPRLPYLQAIVKETFRLHPPFPLLLPRKSEADTQIGGFTIPKGAQVLINAWAIGRDPSIWVNPNEFVPERFLGSDIDLRGSIFELVPFGGGRRSCPGLPLATRMLHLMLGSLVNAFNWRLEDGVTPETMNMEDKFGISVQRARPLKVVALPA, encoded by the exons ATGGATTACCTAGTCTTGCTTTTGTGCCTTCACTTACTGTGGGGCTTGATCCAAGCTCTCTCTTTCGTTGGGACGAGAGTCCAAACGGCTCCCTCCAACCTCCCGCCCGGTCCGCGGCCTCTTCCGCTCATCGGTGACCTCCTCGAACTCGGAAAGCTTCCCCACAAGTCTCTTGCCAGGCTTGCCCGCACTTACGGCCCCATAATGAAACTTCAGCTCGGCTTCATAACCACTGTTGTCATTTCTTCTCCAGCACTCGCCAAAGAAATCCTCCGAACCCACGATGCCATCTTCGTGAGTCGAACGATTCCGGACACCATCACGGCCCACAACCACGATCAACTCGGCTTGCCCTGGATGCCCATTTCGCCTCTCTTTCGAAAGCTTAGAAAAATGTACAACTCCCATCTATTGTCCAATACGAAACTTGATTCCAACCAGCAACTTCGCAGCATGAAAGTTGAAGAACTTGTCTGCTACGTTCGGAGATGTGCGCACAGTGGCGATGCCATAGACATTGGCGAGGCTGCTTTTAGGACTAGCCTCAACTCTCTGTCGAACACGGTTTTCTCACTGGACATGACTTGCCCTTCAAATTCAGCTAAAGAGTTGAAGGAGCTGGTGTGGCAAATCATGGCCGAGGTTGGAAAGCCAAACCTTGCAGATTACTTTCGTGTGCTGAAGAAGATTGATCCACAGGGCTTGAAGCGCCGGACGGAATTGTGTTTTGGCGAGATGTTCGATATCTTCGATGTCCTCATCAAGAAACGGTGGCAGCTGAGGATGCAGTCCGGTTCAGTTACTAGCAACGATGTCTTGGATGCTCTTCTTGATGTAGTGGAAGAGAAGAGTGAGGACATGGACATCTCTCTAGTCAAGCATCTGCTTCTG GACTTCTTTGTTGCCGGTACCGAAACCACTTCAAGTACTCTAGAGTGGGCAATGGCGGAGCTACTTTGCAACTCGGAGAAGCTATCAAAAGCCCAATCCGAGCTCCATGAAGTCATCGGCAAAGGCAACCGGATGGAGGAAGTCGATATCCCTCGCTTACCATACTTACAGGCTATCGTAAAAGAAACTTTTCGACTTCACCCACCGTTTCCACTCCTCCTCCCACGCAAGTCTGAAGCCGATACACAAATAGGCGGTTTCACCATTCCAAAGGGTGCACAAGTTCTTATCAATGCGTGGGCTATAGGAAGAGATCCTAGCATTTGGGTCAATCCAAATGAATTTGTGCCGGAGAGGTTCCTAGGATCCGATATAGATCTCCGGGGAAGTATTTTTGAGCTTGTACCATTTGGCGGTGGCAGGCGAAGTTGTCCAGGATTGCCGTTGGCCACGAGAATGTTACATCTGATGCTGGGTTCGCTCGTTAACGCATTTAATTGGAGGCTCGAAGACGGTGTCACACCAGAAACTATGAACATGGAAGACAAGTTCGGGATCAGCGTGCAGAGAGCTCGGCCTCTGAAAGTCGTGGCCTTACCAGCGTAA